The Elgaria multicarinata webbii isolate HBS135686 ecotype San Diego chromosome 11, rElgMul1.1.pri, whole genome shotgun sequence genome segment gtgttgacaatactgggctagatggatccatgcTCTGACTCGGTGTAAAGCAGCCACCTCTGTTTCTAATCATGGCCAATGACATTCTTCTGTTTCTAGGCATTCTTTTAATCTTtatgcaaaatgtcccaggtAGGGTTGCCAACTCTCCAAGTCTGGCCTGGAGTCCAGGAATTGACCTCAGTCTCCAAGAATCTCTTGAGGCCAGTACTGGAGATGTGACAAACCACTATTATGGTCTTACATCAGCCTGTTATCTCAAGAGGCCTAAGCAGGAAGGTGCAGGAGAtacaaaggggtgggtggggaaaaccaGGGAAACTAGTCCCGAGTTAATGTTGCAAAATGGGAGTTAGGAGACTGGTATAGGTGTGGGTCAGCCAGAAGTGACAGCGAGGAGGTGCTGAGTATTTTAGAACAGTTCCTTGTATCTCTGTGTCGGTAAGGGGGTTGCAGCTGCCTTCTAAGCCAGGAGAAGGCCTCTCTGCACTATACTGGTCAGTCAtgtgagttttcttttttaaatttaaactaaaACATTCAAATCATAACAGGCAGTAGTGGTGGTGATAGTCCTTCAGACAGTGGCACAGTAGAGATAGGAAAAATAAGAGTCTTTCTCCACCAGTCTTAACTTTCAGCGCAAAATAGAAGGGACATGACGAAGTATAGTTGGACATATATCGGTGgcaagatcagagataatgcaaaaAGGGATGCTATTCTGATCTTCCAGCTGTGTGAAATGCCTGCGTAACGCTATGTGGCATAAtgacagcgccatctagtagctgtaaattaaaacacacagaaacatatagaacttgccaaaGAAGGACTTTCTTTGATTCAAATCACCTGTCCAGCATGTAAAGAAGCCCAttgtaatcccacaaagaaacccaaagcagaaaGCCCCcataagtatgtgtgtgtttacttaatgtagagaagctccttGTCTTTTGGCCTCTTATCTTGCATTCTCTATTGCTTATTTTAGATTATAAGATACCTGGGGGCAGAGacctttctgattttttttttgggggggggcatatgaAAGTTGGTGAAGGACCATGAACGTTGATAGAGCAGTTGAAATcataaattcacacacacacacacaaacaccctacAGGTATGGAGAATTGTCTAGATTATAACTAATATAAAACAGTCTTGAGACATTTGAGTAGGGAACATTGGGtagcccgtgtggtgtagtgcttagtgTACTGGACtggtgagagctagtgtggttagagtgttgaccTGGGACCAAGAGACTCGGATTCAAGTCCCCTCTCGCCCATGGAGTtctgtgggtgactttgggcctaacctacctcacagggttgatgtaaGGATAAAAAATGGAGGTGAGGAGGaacatgtatgccaccttggaggaaaagctggcatataaatgtaaatcatcgtcgtcgtcatcttgTCCTGAGACTTTGTATAGTTGCTGGCAGAGTAGTCATTAATGCCTTAGATGGGCCCATTGTGTGACTCAAGCTCAGTCTCCGAAGCTATGGTTTATAAATGCGCCAATTGGCTTTGAATGTGGTGGAGGTTGTGAAGTACTGAAAGGTGATTGGGGCTTGATACTTTAACATACGGCAATCCTACGGTCCCTGGATGAACATCCCTTAGAATAGCTTGGGAAAGCCCTCCGAGGTCAGAAGCAGTGCTCCAACCTCGGAAAGAGAGTTGGAGATCCACCCCCTATTCCCTCGCAGCCGGAGCAGAGAGAACTATAGCAGCAGGGGagacgggagcaggcagagaacatcaaggcctgcttcagttgccccaccaccaccaccaccaccaccaccaccaccaccaccaccaccacagggctAACAGTCATCTTGTTCCTGTGAGGAAGAaagagctgttgatctgccctcCACTGGGAGATGAGAGCGGGGAGCAGGACTTTCCTATCAGTcctgctaaacagtctccttaatttcttccccccccctcttccctccccatccccttttcctcatgtttcatgtcttttttttaagaatgtaagcctgagggcagggactgtcttctttactaatttattgtaagctgctccgggagcttttttggctgaggtgcgggataaaaatactctaaataaatataaaccatgCCGGCTGCTTTtccaagattggaaaaatgaccttggaggaggaggaaagggggcatcctggtgggaggggaggagcctgGAGAGGCCAAGTTATGCATTATCCTGAGCCTACTCCATCCTCCTTCCCCTTCACCCCACTCCAAAGTGCCCTCGCTGGACAGGCTGAAAAGTCCATCTAGAGAAAATGCAGGAGACTGGAGGACGTGGAGACAAAGTTCTCCTTCACTGCTCCTCCTatcctgctggcttcagcctggcagggcatggGAATTCCAGAAACCCCCGAGCGCTGAGGCCAcaatccataggattgtaccctaaggctgcaatcctatacccacttatctgggagtaaaccccattgaacgcAGTGAGACTTACATTTCAGTAGGCATGCTAGGATGGTGCCAACAAATGCAAACGAATTAGACAATGAAAGGAGGGTAGAGTCTGTTGTTCCAAATTAATTGTACATAGGCTTAACGGAAAAGGACAGTGAGAAATTATGCAATTGTAAAACATAGCCACTCGATGGCACTGCAGTGCTGTGGGCCTGCCAAATTGGTCAGGAGCCAGTGTGTTTCACAAAGGGGTCGAAGATAGTTGCAGAGAATGAACCTGGTCAGATAAGTAAGATGTCACGTTTTTCACCTGGGTCTATTGTATATTCGGTCCATCCAAACTGTTCAATACATTTATCACATTCTGTATCAAGaaccctctgtctgtctgtctatctatctgtaTCTCTCTATCTTCCATTTCTCCCCCATCAATAAAAtgcagcatccttccccaacctgttgccttccatatgtgtgggactgcaattctcatgatttccagccagcattgcccaagttggctgggaatcatgggagtcatagtccaacccaacaggagggcaacaggttgggggaaggttgaAATACACAGTGCTTTCGTCTTTTGTGACTATTAACCGAAAGGAATGTACTCGCGGGAGAGATTCTGTAGCGGGGAGAGGCTGTTTTATTGCGTGTGGCTTGTGACACGAAATATGTTACAGGCACACATGACAAGGCGTGGAGAAGAACGGACACAGGGCAGGGGGTCAACTTTCAACACAAGGAAAGGCATGGAAAGCAATGGGATGTTGATCAACAGTCGCTTTCGCTGACAGTGAGGCTTCCAGTTCTGGGTGTGTACGTGAACTTCTTCACTTCTACTTCCAGCGGCCACCAAGTCTGGCTTTTCCAGCACCTTTTTTGCTGCAAGGGAAAGATGTACCAGTCATCCCATGTGAAATATTTCATAAATAAGCCCCACATATTTAAAATACCACATTCTAGGAATTAAGCTAATGTATATTCTTGGAACGATATCTGTATCCAAAATATAATTTGGGAGGAAAATTCGGAGCAAAATCAGAGCAAAATGCCGGTCCCCAAATTTAGAAGACTGAAATCTGACGTGAAGATCTCCAAACCGGAAACATCAACTATCAGGACCAtggctaaggccatagctagacctaaggtttatccctggatcgtccaggggtcaaacctgttcatctaggtgacacacaggggatccagtgctcaggcaggggcgaaccctggatgagcccaggataaaccttaggtctagctgtggcctaaattgcAGCTTCCAATGGGTATGACTGCTCAGCGTTAGGTCACAAGACCTGTATTtctttgccccaccccaccccacatttcaAGATATGATTTTGAACCTCTAATATCCATTTTCAAAACCTGAAATATTTAGAtaagaaaaaaaattttttgtacCCTATTCCACTTGAATGCTAGAAACTGTCCTCTCCTAGTTCAATTTCACCCTCTAGTTCCAGAATGCAGGGATTGAATTGCTTGTGTGAAAATGCACGTGGTTGTGGCTTTACAAAtattggggtgtgggggaggggagaggaaaagcaGCAGTGGGATTTGAAGCAAAGGTATTTTGAGTCTCTGGGCCTCCCAGAACCACAGGTCACTCACAATTTCTGGGCATGGCTGATACGGTTGTAGAGAACATTGATCTGGATGGGAAGAAAAGTGAGAAAAGAAATTAATGTTACTATCATTTTGGCACTAGGGAAAGTTCCATGACTATCCTTGgcttattcctttttttaaaaaaaaatcaaatacgcAGAGTTAAATCATTTGCCCTGCTTCTTCACTAATAAGTCAAGCTAATTCAATTCCTCATCACAGAAATTAGATAATTACCATCAacatgtggtgttttttttttaaaaaaaaccttatgcCTAAATGCAAGCTATGTAAAGACCAGTTGAATCTCTacagggagggagttccataaataGGGAGCCGCCACCAAGGAGGCCCTGCTTTGAGTGTTAGACCCACAAGTCACATTCCCTAGGAGCATCACCAACAGAACCTCTCCTGGTGATCTTAAAACTTGGGTCAGTTGGTAATGGTGGAGACAATCCTTTGAGGACTTGGGTCCTGAGCCATTTAGAGGGTTGTACACTAgtatcagcaccttgaatagggcCAGTTaagtggcagccagtgcagagcttTCAGGATTGGTGTAATATTATTCTTCCATCTCACTACCCTGGACAACACCCATTCAGcatcagctgcagcttccagactacCTTCAAGGGAAGCTCCATgtaaaatgcattgcagtaatcaaattaggaggttatcagagcatagactGCTGTGACAAGGTTGTCTTGGTCCAAGAACATTGACCACAACACAGTGGTGGAGAGACTGACAGAGTGAACTTTGAAGATATGGTGTTTAGAGGAGTTAAGAGTACGATTCTTGTGGCCTGCACTGGGACATTCTATTACCATTGCCAAGATGGCCATATGCGTTCCTACATTTCATGATATCCCTCTGATCATGTCCAGTTTCAGCTCCGACAAACCCACCTCGCAGCGAAAAGGTCTTTGATTCTTCTCCCTACCTCATACTTCTGACCTTTGAGCTTCTCCATCAGGTCAAACTTCTCTGACTCTAGCTGCTGGATCCAGTCGTGTAGTTCCTTGGCCTTGTCCCTGAACAGAGGGAAAGAGAATCTCCATTCGCTCTGCCTCTGATGAAGTCCCCTCTTTCTTTTGAAAAACgagccctcccagccttccctgGCAAAAGCACTCCAAACTACCGCCTCCAccctgggctccatcacacataatttCCCGCCTGCTTTGTCTCCACATTTTTTACCTCTGATGctcttttgcttgcttgcttttccaCTCCACCcgcccccttctctttctccctccagttcattggttgctactccccccctttaacaagacaggtcctgtcagataagtacttcaaccagaccacctttctgcccagcaaCAACAGAACagccctttagtctggctctttgggggcatcgagggagtacaatcctgtctctgcagagatttgggcattgtacgatttaaaaaatgcttccaagcctgggatgcaaggtttgggttttatattgaggcttagAGCTGGCTgttgggagagatcgcttttccctgccaggacctgatgccaTCCATTCAAggcaacagcaaggctcccatcacggcacacacacacacaccccaacaaaggaaaacgtgcttagggaaaataatccagactttaggcattctaggaaaagatggaaaagcctggggaagaggcggggtgtcagcaggcCTGGCCCGGCGTCATGTGGGTACCGTGCTGCcaatctgcacaccaggcatggcgggAGTGCACTAaatggctggtgtgatggagctcccagcCTTCCCTGGCAAAAGCGCTCCAGCACAGCTCTGCTCCATTACCAACCTCAGCTGCTGCTCACTTAAGTTGTCTATGTTCAGTGATTTCCTCCTCTCTGATAAGACCCGTATCTTCGTCTCACGGCCCGTCTGCCTCTTGCCACGTTTTTGCTCTGCCTGAGGGACGGTGGGCAAAGAAAGTGTCACCGGGATCAGAATCAGCTCCCAAAGGAAGGGGTCTCTCTCGTGGGACTCGGAGGTGCAGCTGCGTCTGGTGTGGGTCaccttttaaaaaacctgaatTGGACTTCTAGCCTGCCCTGTCCCAGAGCCTCAGCTGGGTTCACGCaatcagggaaggaaaataagccactgaaGCTTTTATTTTCCTACCTTGTGTGTGCAGGTCACAGACCCTATAATtaccataattacccttgctggcatGATTGGTCATATCGTCCAAAACTGGTGAGGGTGAATGCAGGTGAGTTTATTAAGCACCCCAGAAACCTTGGCTTGTTCTAGTGATTCAGGATGGTTTGTAACCTCACCCCTCCAGCGCCCAGCCTGTCCGAGTTTGGATAACACGACAACTGCCCAGTGAGGGTAATTTTGGTCATTACACCGCGTGTGACTGGCACATGAAAGGCAGGAAAATGGCttgttttccttccccacccatgcGAACCTGGCCAATATGTATCAACAAGACAAGCTGAATGGGTAAGTACAACTGGCAGGCAAAGTGTTCGTTTGGTGACATGAAGtggccttatactgaatcagagctGTCTATGTCATACCCTGTGTAGGTatggagtcaggggatgaggaCATGGAGGAACCCAGACCCATTGCTGAAGAGTCCAGCTCAAGGGGGGTGGAACCTGTGCCAGCAGGGCGTCCTGCCAACCTAGGCagccaagaggaggaagagccgAGCACAAGTGTATCAGCATCTAGGTCAGCAGGGAGTCCTCCCAATCTAGATAACCgagagggggaagaaccaaatGTATCCGTTCCGTCTTTCAGCCAGCAGAGAGCAGTAAAGGAAGCCAGACGCAGCTCCCAGAGGCTTTATCTGAAACGCCAAGCCATCAAGGAGCACCCGGGGGCAGCAGTGCCTTGCATATATATGCCTCAGGGAGCTGGGGAGAGTTTGTCAGAGGTTAACTGATTATCCTGGCGAAAGCTCCGGTGTTTGTTCCCTGTGACTTCTCAGCCTTGTTGCCTAGAATCCTGTTTGACCCCGGACCTGTTCTTGACCATGTTGCCTGCTAATCCTATTTGACCACGGACTTGTTCTAGACCACCCTGCCTGCTGTAAACCTTGTCTATTAGCTTTgtgacctgggccggatctacactactgctttaaagcgctttataacagttttatagcgctttaaagcagttaaagcgctttataactgttataaagcgctttaaagcagtagtgtagatccggcccaggactaTTCTTTGTGTGTCTCCTTGCCTGCATCTGGCTGCTTTCAAAGAGACTGAATTCTGCCTGTAAACTTTGAGTGTATCTGCTTAGCCCTAATTTCTTGGTGGTTGCTATAAAGTTGGCAGATTACCCAGACACTGTTCTTATCTCTGTCAGCTCCTTAGTTGGTTGTTTATTGTCGGCCTTTGGTAGCTTTCCTGGACAGTCTAGCCCAGcctttcctcagcctggtgccctccggatggactacaactcccagcatccccagccagcactggccCAGGTCTCCAGGGTCATAGGCAGAGGCTTCCTCCATTGTTTATTacctgatctttttaactggagatgccaggattgaacctggaaacttCAGCATCCAAAAAAGGTGCTGTGCTGCTGAGCTATGCCTCCTGGTACACACCTGGTCCATATGAAGCTGCTTCtgctggcccatctagcccagtgtctGCTCTGCCAGCAGAGGCCCTCCAGGGCAGAACTTCGGGGCAGAGGTCCGGGGTAGCCAAATGCAGCATGGCTGACTTCTCAGTTCTGAAGTAAGTAACGCACACTGCCATCTAAAGgtattgtcccccacccccacccacgtaAGAACATTAAGACCAGAGTCAAAAATTACCTAAATGCACACTGCTTCCCAGAGCTTTTGTACACTAGGCTATTAATTGCTATATCCATTTTCTGTTTCGTCGCACAACTGAAagctgagctctacacaaagagtttttcctttcctgcttttctgctacataacctcgagatggtgctgtgctatagtagaatagcgcaaatacacaagtagttctttcactttcagaaataatacctcattttccacactctttaaaaaaaaaacctgggaaagtgTTCTTAAAAAATAGAAGTGAAAGTGGAGGATCATGTATCATCTAAAGAACCAATAAACAACTGTAAGGCATCACTACGGCACAATAAAtgcatcatgtagaaaagctcccagTCCTGCCGTGTATGGTCCTTTTTAAGTCTGGAAATTAAATTAACATGGAAAGATAGGTCCGTCTGCTGCTATTGGCTATGGCAGCTAAATAGAATGTCCAAGATCAGAGGAATTATGCCACCAAATAAAAGGTGCCAGGGAAGGAAATAGCCAGGAAGCGCCATCgccttcatgcattttttttttttgcatattctTGCACCAAGCATTGAACTGGGGACTCTCTCTATGCAAAGCATACACTCCATCATTAAGCTATGGCTTCCCTCGGGATACGCACACAGAAAATAGCATGCCTCTGAAACAGGCACATTGGGAAGTTATGCAAGTGACCAACATGTTACGAAGCAAGTTGAATCTATCGTGCACAGGCACTTCACGGGTCTGTCACATGGTGATGGGAGAGGCTATTTCCATCAGGCAGTGGCAGACTAAGACCAGGACTACAACTTTCCAGCATACATATCAtaaggggctgcctatatggcggTGGGTTGCAGCTGTAAtaagcaacacccacccacccacacaccgtGCTTCAGGGTGACGGTGCTAATCctaatgcagcagcaaaagcaaggGGGTTTCTGGTCCTCTGACCACGCGGATAGcagccaatcaggggtcgccatccacccggCCACGCCTCCACATCAAGGATGTGGGGCCCTGCAGGAATGGCTTCACAGCTATTTAGGAACTGAGATAACTCAGGGACTcacaggcctcatctataccaagcaggatattgcactatgaaaggagtatatagaaggcaggagccacactactgctgtatagcagtagtgaagtgcactgacaactgttggggcccattaacacataccatataccgctttcataccactgtatcctgcttggtgtagatgaggcccacaGTGTGCTAATGGTAAAGttgttactaataaattcttaagttctgtaaaaagaagggcttctaagtcctggtgcctcacccagattccttacttacAGTTACAGAAGGGAGAAGGCAAAGGAGGCTTGtgaccaaggcctcatctacaccaagcacgatattccactatgaaagtggtatataaaaggcaggagccacactaccgctttatagcagcattgcagtgcactgacaacttttggagccTATTCAGAtgtactatataccactttcaaactgctATATGCTTCTTGgtatggctcttgccttttatataccgcttttatagtggaatatcctgcttggtatagatgagccctaagtttatCTGCACCATCTTCAAGTGGCCCTTACCTTTACCAGGTATCCACCAAAATGAGCTCCCATATTGGACAGCACTTTCTTCTTCTTGGCATCATCTTCAGCTCTCTTcttggcttcctcctcctccttcctcatctTCTCTTCCTGCACAGGGTGACAGTGTGGGACCCATTATCCAGAGGCCAGGAAAACAAACCGCCCTCTCTGCCATCGGAAGGCTGCATTCGGAAACATGGCCAGTGTGCCTGTTCCGTACCAGGAAGATTCAGATCCTGCTCTGGCTTAGGAAGGCTGCAAATGCTTCTATGAAATGCCCTGATCCGCACTTCTCAGCCTAAGGTGTGGAACAGACCCAAGGGATTTCACACATCTCTGGAAGTTGTGATTCAGTTCTCAGCAGCTCAAATGCATCAAAATACACATGTACTAAATACATGCTTTCAGAGAAAGTTCAGCATATTTGAGCGAAAACTCACATTTAGATGTGTATGGAAATACATATCGAAATACTCAtcaaaatttgtatttaaatatcattttaagaccttccccccccccaaaaaaatcacagattaatgtggaaatggagtGGACATGGCTAAAACCATGCAACGGCGGCATAGACTGGAAAAAGACAGCCTTGTCCACCTCTATTCTGTTTGTACTGTGCAAATTTACACAACCTTGCATACTTTACTCTGCATTTGCTAGCCAACAGGGAGAGCCAAGGACGTTTCCAGGACATTGAAGTCTCACTCCTGACCAGTGGAAGCTTGATCAACATTATTTCAGGCTTCTGTTCTTATACTTTTCCCAGATGCAGCAGTGCAAGCTGGAGGTGAGATCTGAACTAGCTCGCTAGCTAACTTCTGTTTCTCCTCTCACCTCCCTCGGTATAACCTTTCATGGGGGAGGAGCTTTCTTTCCGCAGGGCTAGAGGCCCCCCTCAAATCTAAAGCCCAGAGATaggcaacttagtgccctccagacgttttgaactacaactcccataattcctgatcaTGCtaactggggttgatgggagatgtagtcaaaaatatctggaaggctccaggttgccTATTACTGCCATAGCTGGCCCTGTACATTTGTGAGTCCTGCCCCATCAACTGAAGACCAGTTCTTAAACCaaagactaggggctcatctacacctgcagtcttttggggagtggggagggaagatcACAGAattttccacttccaggatcatccctcaggggccacacgccagtgagttgtcccagaagtaaagagggacgctCCAGggtgacattttattttttaaaaaggagacatttgtgcaattgcgCAATAGCGCAGGCACGGTCTTGCAAGAAGGAATGAttttgttaaaacacacacacaacaaacttggTGCTGTAAGACAccaagcgccatcccaaagatggcgaaaatgcttCCCCAcgatgcccacggactccccctgcacagctccgtacccgtttcctgagccccgctacttgcggggaagagggaggacccctgcagggagagccacaccacccgtggagctcaggatggtcccaagttggggcgggggggggggggaggggacaaagcagtcccagctatcctgggagaactgagtgctcatcgctcattcaccccgggatcagctttgcgtcatttggacatgcagggacaaccccgtgtccaccccgggataaatggcgggtgtagacaagccctagtTCTCCTCTCACATTTCTCCGGAGCCAGAGTTTGCACCATACCCCAGAGAATCCTGGTACTCACAGCGAGCTTGGTCTGCCGCTCCCGTTCTTTCTCCGTGCGCACCCGCTGCTGTTCTGCACGTTCGGCGCGCCGGTGTTCCTGCCAAAGGGCACAAGAGATGGGTGAGAGCTTCGCCAAGGCAGTCTTAAAGCAGAAAGGCTGCATTcggatttagtcatgcttagaggagacccattgaaatcaaggtgATTTATGTTAGTCAGGACTAACTCATCCTGGTTATTCCTGTGGGTCTACTTTAGGCATGACTTCAGTCCAGATCCTACCCAAgaaaaaggaaaatatataaCCTCCACCTCACACTGCTTCAAGTGGGCCTGAGGAAGTCTCTTGCCACACGGaatgcacaattcaaagtgctggttatcacctaaaaagccctctatggctcgggtccaggttatctgaaaggccatattctcccatatgagcctgcccatgctctgagatcttctggggaggcctttctgtcagtcccaccaacatcccacgCACACCTGATtggtacgcgggagagggccttctcggtggctgctccaaggctctggaacccccttccaagggaggctaggctggctccctctgccctacagtttcggaggcaggcaaaaacctttttgtttcagcaggcttttggaactacaccggatctgtgttaatgtattggattcccccccctccccttttaatctgttactggtttttttttttttttttaattaacttttaatttttttttactgtaggtgtaattctattttaacttttgtaatttatatttatatgttttaattgtacatgttttaatcttgtaaactgccttgagtccccagtactggggaaaaggcgggatataaataataataataataataataataataataataataatggaatgccACACGTATTTGAGGATTTCTCCATGGTGGTTCTTTGGATGCTGAGGGAAGAGATTCCTTTTTGTCACAACCTGTGACAGAGTGTCATTTTTCTGAATGTCCCTCTATATAATCAGtgcctccaggttttggagggcctttgggtGAGGCAGCCTCAATGCCGCCCCCCCCTCAGTGAGCTTCCTTTCTGAGTGCCCTTGTCAtgagctgctattgcttctcatcctctttctcatcactgccaccacttgattgcttgacagacagacagcaagtaggccgtggcatctattattattattactattattatttatttatttatatagcaccatcaatgtacatggtgctgtacagagtaaaacaataaaatagcaagaccctgctgcataggcttacattccaataaaatcataataaaacaataagaaggggaagagaatgcaccaaacaggcacagggtagagtaaaactaacggtataaaagtcagaacaaaatcaagttttaaaagctttaggaaaaagaaaagtttttagcatcTACTGCTACTTCTTCTCTCCACCACTgtcatctgggccagagtgagaggcaggtgaacaaacaggttgcaagggtgaagaaggGGAGCATCACCAAGgggttaagaatgtaagaagagccctgctggatcagaccaagggtccatctagtctagggtgaccctatgaaaaggaggacagggctcctatatctttaacagttgcatagaaaagggaatttcagcaggtgtcatttgtatatatagagaacctggtgaaattccctcttcatcacagccgttaaagctgcaggagctatactagagtgaccagatttaaaagagggcagggcacctgcagctttgactgttgtgatgaagagggaatttcaccaggttccccatatgtacaaatgaaacctactgaaatttccttttcaatacaattgttaaagatacaggagccctgtcctccttttcatagggtcaccctaatctagtccagaactctgttcacacagtggccaaccagccattggccagggacccacaaagcaggacatggtgcaacagcaccctcccacccatgttccccagcaactgctgcacacaggcttaattaTCAGTGgatccctgctggggtgtgggctgcCCACGCAAGGACTGCATTGAAAGTACCTGATACCTTTGGACAGTAATGTAGCTTTGATgcgtctctgggctcatctacaccaagcaggatattccactatgaaagcggtatataaaagcaggagccacaccaagcggaatacagtatgtctcaatgggccccaacacttgtcagtgcacttcagtaccactataaagcagtagtgtggctcctgccttttatatggctttcatgccactttcatagtggaatatcctgcttggtatagatgag includes the following:
- the TNNT1 gene encoding troponin T, slow skeletal muscle isoform X4 gives rise to the protein MRKSSTRKEEQPEEEEEERPRPRPVVPQLAPPKIPEGERVDFDDIHRKRMEKDLLELQTLIDVHFEQRKKEEEELVGLMSRIEHRRAERAEQQRVRTEKERERQTKLAEEKMRKEEEEAKKRAEDDAKKKKVLSNMGAHFGGYLVKAEQKRGKRQTGRETKIRVLSERRKSLNIDNLSEQQLRDKAKELHDWIQQLESEKFDLMEKLKGQKYEINVLYNRISHAQKFKKGAGKARLGGRWK
- the TNNT1 gene encoding troponin T, slow skeletal muscle isoform X3: MSDEEVEYEEEQQEEEEQPEEEEEERPRPRPVVPQLAPPKIPEGERVDFDDIHRKRMEKDLLELQTLIDVHFEQRKKEEEELVGLMSRIEHRRAERAEQQRVRTEKERERQTKLAEEKMRKEEEEAKKRAEDDAKKKKVLSNMGAHFGGYLVKAEQKRGKRQTGRETKIRVLSERRKSLNIDNLSEQQLRDKAKELHDWIQQLESEKFDLMEKLKGQKYEINVLYNRISHAQKFKKGAGKARLGGRWK
- the TNNT1 gene encoding troponin T, slow skeletal muscle isoform X1 — encoded protein: MSDEEVEYEEEQQEEEEQPEEEVAEEPESAPEPEEERPRPRPVVPQLAPPKIPEGERVDFDDIHRKRMEKDLLELQTLIDVHFEQRKKEEEELVGLMSRIEHRRAERAEQQRVRTEKERERQTKLAEEKMRKEEEEAKKRAEDDAKKKKVLSNMGAHFGGYLVKAEQKRGKRQTGRETKIRVLSERRKSLNIDNLSEQQLRDKAKELHDWIQQLESEKFDLMEKLKGQKYEINVLYNRISHAQKFKKGAGKARLGGRWK
- the TNNT1 gene encoding troponin T, slow skeletal muscle isoform X2 — translated: MRKSSTRKEEQPEEEVAEEPESAPEPEEERPRPRPVVPQLAPPKIPEGERVDFDDIHRKRMEKDLLELQTLIDVHFEQRKKEEEELVGLMSRIEHRRAERAEQQRVRTEKERERQTKLAEEKMRKEEEEAKKRAEDDAKKKKVLSNMGAHFGGYLVKAEQKRGKRQTGRETKIRVLSERRKSLNIDNLSEQQLRDKAKELHDWIQQLESEKFDLMEKLKGQKYEINVLYNRISHAQKFKKGAGKARLGGRWK